The segment CATCTCTACCACACGCTGCCATTCTTTTCTGATACATTCCTCGGGCCCTTCATTTGAGTTCCCAAAATGATGTAAATGCCCCAGTTAACATCACACGTTTGCCAGCATTTCGAATGTACTGCATCACTGCTTAGTACAGGTTTTCACAGAAAATAAGGCCCAGTAACGTCTTAGCGCTGTGcttctattgtttttgttgggTTGGTTGATCATCAAGTCTATCTGATCCCAGACCAGCTGTGGAGATACGAGGTCCAACCTGAGCCCCGAGCCCCGGACCCCTCTTCCTCACCTGCACAAAGGAGATCAAAGCACACTTGGTTATAAATGATGGATATTACTGACAGTAAATCCTATAGCACTTCAATAACAGGAagagaaaggtgtgtgtgggaACATAACCATGATTAACCATTTATTGGAACATGTGTGTGCTCTCAGATACTGTCTGTGTGCATTGCTGTGTCGTTTGTGTGATACAGTTAATTACAGCTACAGATTAGTCAATGAAGCAAGTCACATTTACTCACACCTATTGTATATGACATATTGTATTTTAGGTGCACTGGACAAAATCTGTAGTGAGACGCAAAGCagtatgttttaattttataaaacCTGTTCAACTAGTACATACCATGCGCAATGGCAGCCAGTTTGCTTTTCTCCTCCGGACTGAGCTGCAGCATTGTGTGAATGACGGGCAGAAGCGCCTGCCTCTCGCTGCCAGACTGCAGGAAGATGAACTGCAGCAGGACGTTCTTCAGGTACTCCAGATTGGCCacgctcttctccctctcctggtTTCGCTCTAGACGCCGCACTTCACTCTTTAACAACTATGGGGTAGAACATATCAGGCACCTTAAATAACAAAACCCGGTGCTTTTGCAAAGTCTCTGCATATAAAATTAACTGGATCCCAAAATAATGCATACCAACCAACACATCAATCTCTGACTAAATAGGCTGTCTGACAACGTGAAGGCAAATAATACCATGACAAAGAAAACATCATTTTATAAAGAAGAAATATAAACAACTTCTTACACCCTGTCAACCTATTATTAGATTAATAAGTTTTGTTGGTTTTAAGAGCAAAACGCGATCTTTACACCAGCGGCAACCCATTTTGGTCAGCTCTGCTTTCCGTAACTTTACGCCCTACGTCACACAACAAATATGGCGGCGCAGCGCTCCAGTATGTTGGGAGAGAAAAGTTAAAACAAGCGTTATTTAACGTTTTCTGAACGTATACTGTCGCATGTCTCTGGTTTAATAGTTGTAGCAAACGTAAAGCCATTTATCGCCGTGAAAATGGGCTTTGAGCGTTTGCTCTGCGGGGCACTGGAGTGTTACTCCGGACAGTTTCGACTCGTTAACATTCAGCTTAAAGTCAGAGTCTTTCAAAATGCGTCGATGTCCACGCAGAGTTCCCCGAGCACGTCAGACATGGTTAGCCGGTTTACAGCTGTAGCAGGTCTGTGCAGTAGGATATTTGTGCACACAAGCCGCCCCGGTGCCGCTCACAGACAGCTGCCTGGCCGCCGGAGCCTCTGCACCTCCGCCCAGCCCTCCAGAGACGTCACCCTGTTCGAGCACGACAGGACCCGCTTCTTCCGGCTCCTCTCGCTCTTCTGCGGCGGCCAGTTTCTCTTCTGGACATACCTGGCCCACTTCGCTTACACCGGTCTCAGAGACACAAAGGGCGCCGCAGAGAAAGGAAAAGCCAAGGcgaccaccaccaccaccaccaccgggCTGGCTGGGATGTGGAGTTTTGAGATGAACCTGGGGTCAAACACCTGGAGGTACGGCTTCACGCTGGGATGCCTGGCGATAGGAGCAGGGATGGTCGGCCTCGGGGTTCTGTTCTGCCGGCGCTCTGTCAGCCAGGTGGTTTTACACCAAGGTGGGAGGATGGTGACAGTTTCCACACAGTCACCTTTGGGACCAGGCCGAGGACGGAGAATAACAGTCCCGCTGTCCCAGGTGGCCTGTCATGCTCACAGACAGGAGTCCCCCTCATTCATCCCCCTCAGGGTCAAAGGACACAAGTTCTACTTTCTCCTGGACAAAGAGGGGACCCTGAACAACTCTCGGCTGTTTGATATCACTGTTGGGGCTTACCGGCCAGTTTAAGTTATTACACCGTTGCCAAAACTGTTGGACACCAACACTTATCCACATTCAATTTTACATGGCTGCCAAATAAATATGTCAGTTTCTGTTTGATTTGCTCTCTTCAATTAAATACAATCTTTCAGATCAAATAAGGAAATTAGGTTAATTTATGCCTACTATCTGACATGACCTAGCCATGTTGTTGATACCATCACAGTGAGATACATTTAAAGAGGGGTTTTAAAATAGATTCATGAAATATATTGAAaagtatttcatattttaaacgATTTATTAAATTGTAATTAAACTGACAAGAAAATTAAATGGATTAATGtctttgtgctttgtgtgtagtgcatatatacatacagtgaTCTGCTCCATGAGAACCGCATTGGTGGCCTCAGTTTCATGTAGGAGGCTGTTCATATGCTCCATACTGCGGGTGGCTGTGCTCAGCTTTTGACTTAGCTCTTCTTTGGTAGGCTCCACCGTCCACACAAATGGCTCTAAACCAAAAACCAAAGACACAGGTTTAAAAATCTTGGTATGGGAAGAGAAGCTGGTTTTGCTCAGTTTGGGCCTCAAGTAATCCTACATAGCATAGATGATCACATTTGAGTCACTTTCAGAAATGAAGTAGGTTGTTTTAAAAACCATATATGGTTTCCTTGCTGTTCTTGTTTTTGATCACCATTTTGGGTCAGATATTGAATTTTTTTAACTTGTGAGACAATTGACGTATGTAGACAATGCTTTTATAAACTGAGTAACTGCCACAAGGTGCACCTCTTCATTCAAACACACCTTGTTTTGGGTCTGGGGACGTGAGAAGCTGCTCCAGAGAGAGCAACGGCGTAAGAGCAGGAGAGGAGCTCTCCGTCTCAGTGGTCTCCATGCCCTCGCCCTCCTCCCTGGCCATAGACTGGAGGTCGTTGAGGGCCATTAGTCCCAGTCCCGCGTGGTTCTGATCTGCACTTCTACGCTGGGGGTCTGAGGACAGCGGCTTACGGCCGGACTGGATCGACACAGAACCTGAAAGAGTGATGATGAATACAAACACGTTAAAAAGCAgacaagcaacaacaacaaaaaaaaaaactacatttcaaaatacaaGTATGTTCAGTTAAGGGTGAGTTGCTTAAACTAGGATTAGCTttaaaactggataaaaaaacaagttatcTTATAATTAGTCAAGCTTGAAACCTACTAAAAGTATCAGATACCATAAACcattatttaaagaggtggtattatgctcattttcaggttcaaaatcttaattaggggttgtaccagaacaagtttacatggtttaattttcaaaaaacaccatatttttcctcatactgcacattagtAATCATGtcttatacagtatgttgttacactgaattatttttatttaaatcataaaATAGATCAAGTTTCAGCTATGACCAGTCCTATTCCCCACTGGTGTGGGAACCCACCCTTAATGTATTGCCATTAATTACATAAActgtttattgtatttgttaaGTTCAATGcaaaattatttgttatttatttgctgCCCTATGTTACCCAGTTTGAAAGTTGCATATACATTTTTTGGGTGTCTACTTTGTCAAAGAGCACCTCTGGACTGCCTGTGCTGAAGCAGTATGATCAATACTTTACCACATAAAACAGATTCCCTACTTAATTGAACACAAAGTTGTGAGTCTGTGTCCTTCTTCAATGTGACATGAAGAATGGGGCACCAGGCACACTCTGGTATTAACCAGTTCAGCTGGCATAAACAATGACCGCAAATGTGAAGAGTGGTTGGCGAGAGAGAAGGGTGAGGCACTTTAGAGAGTGGGTGGACATAAAAGAAGATTGTGATCAATGGACCTGGAACTGAACCAAAAGACCAGACAATACCCCAATCCCCTCACCTTCCCACCTCCAGGCTGGTCCTCTACCTCCTCTCACTGAGCGGATGAAGGAGAAGAGCAAGACGCTGAAGTCCTGCTACATGAATGTatcagtttctgtgtgtgtaaacgCATCAAGAGTTTGACCAGATGTTGTAGTCTGATCAGAATTTAGAATAACTAACAATTAGGCTTGTCCTGATGGCATGAGGCCAGTAGGAAAGCCTGGTTGGCACCTAGAGTTCACTGGGCCATTCAGACAAGTGTGGAAAAATCTTCTCCTGTCACATCCTCCTTATTAAGTGCTTTAGGATGTGCACAGATCTAATGAATCAAAAAAGTTACAGCCTCGACACTCAGGAGACCAGATTCAGTATAAATCAAGCTGTAGTCGTAAAAGAAAGCTACGAGGGAAAAAAGGACACCAATTCATAGAATGAATTTCCTGGACATGATATAAACCACAGGTAAACACTGACTCTCTGCAGAGACACAACAGTCAGCAACATAGAACAGCAGC is part of the Micropterus dolomieu isolate WLL.071019.BEF.003 ecotype Adirondacks linkage group LG07, ASM2129224v1, whole genome shotgun sequence genome and harbors:
- the tmem223 gene encoding transmembrane protein 223, with amino-acid sequence MGFERLLCGALECYSGQFRLVNIQLKVRVFQNASMSTQSSPSTSDMVSRFTAVAGLCSRIFVHTSRPGAAHRQLPGRRSLCTSAQPSRDVTLFEHDRTRFFRLLSLFCGGQFLFWTYLAHFAYTGLRDTKGAAEKGKAKATTTTTTTGLAGMWSFEMNLGSNTWRYGFTLGCLAIGAGMVGLGVLFCRRSVSQVVLHQGGRMVTVSTQSPLGPGRGRRITVPLSQVACHAHRQESPSFIPLRVKGHKFYFLLDKEGTLNNSRLFDITVGAYRPV